In Silene latifolia isolate original U9 population chromosome 6, ASM4854445v1, whole genome shotgun sequence, the genomic window AGACCCTGGATGCTATTTATGGACAATGATCATTTTAAAGATTTGTTGAGAGACTACTGCATTCAAGAAgggtttattgttgttgttgtcaagGCTGACAATAAAAGGTACACAACAAATTGTGCAACGCTGACATGTCAATGGAGAATTCATGCTTCAGTCCTGCCTGATTGTACTACTTGAGCTATTAAGTCTATAAGGAATCCTCAACATGGGTGTGCAGGGGTTAAAAGAACAATCCAATAGCCAACTGTGTGTGGTTAGTAAGAAAAATGATAAAGGATATAACGGCAAATCAAGCAATATCAGCTCAGTTAATTAAAGACATGTTGATGGAAAGATATGGGATTGAAATTGCAACTTCTAGTGTCTACAAAATAAAAGACATAACTCTAAGAGAAATCAATGGTGGCCATGATGAGTCTTACAGCGAACTGCCTACATATTGTGAAGTTATCAAAGCAACAAACCGTGGAAGTGTTGCAATATGTGCTTGGGTACATAAGGACAGTCATGAGAGACCTCTGCAATTTAAGAGCATTTTCATTAGCTTCCAAGCTCAATCTGAGGGGTTACTTAGAGGTTGTAGGAGTTGGATTGGTGTAGATGGTACACACATGAAAGGTAACTATGATGGTGTGCTTTTATCTGCAGTTGCTCTTGATGCCAATGGTGAGTTATTTCCCGTGGCAGTGGCTGTTGTAGAGTCAGAGAACAAAGATAGTTGGAGCAACTTCTTTTGGCACTTGAAACAAATAGTAAAAGACAGTGGGAAAAGTAACTGGACAATAATCTCAGACATGCAAAAGGTACTCCCTCCGGCTTgctgttttcttcccatttcattataatactcctcacatatattagagaaatgagAAGAAAAATAAAAGCCAGAGGGAGTATATCTTTATTCATCAACTGTTTTTATGATACTCTTGTAATACCTCAGGTATTCTGGTctttgagtactctatcgagtaagttgtATTCATATTCTGGAGTAAATTCTGCTCAGggtgtactcaatcgagtagtggCAACTCGGTcaagtaggcggtactcgatcgaatacgtTGTGCCAGTGTTTTTACGGGTTTTCGTTACAGTTTGATAGTAAAAGTGGAAGAggtattgtaacaccccggcccaaaccgggtcgggagcggttacttatgatagctcaccaggctgtgtacatggcccacagatcaatacgggtcctttatagcgcgttttgtcctcactcatgcgcatcctggaaaccttcccaggaggtcacccatcctaagactacgcctagtcaagcacgcttaactttggagttctttcgcatggatgaccataaaataaagtgcactttattgatatgagtagtacttccaatccctttaagcactagtcatttaagcttaTCACTGGaactcttcaattaacgtggggtgttacagtcacccccacttgaagaacgcaacgtcctcgttgcgcctgggagcataaccgctaacccagaatcctcccccgctaggtgtgtgatcacaatggagcatataaccactgcctccaggggcgtataacaactgcctccgatcatcacacggtcgcagggttgctctgataccacttgtaacaccccggcccaaaccgggtcgggagcggttacttatgatagctcaccaggctgtgtacatggcccacagatcaacacgggtcctttatagcgcattttgtcctcactcatgcgcatcctggaaaccttcccaggaggtcacctatcctaagactactcctagTCAAGCAGGCTTAACTTTGGaattctttcgcatggatgaccataaaagaaagtacactttattgatatgagtagtacttccaatccctttaagcactagtcatttgaACTTATCACTGGaacttcaattaacgtggggtgttacaggtaTTTAAAGGCTAAGTCGTCAGTTActttcattttactctttattcTCAAAAGGTTTTCATAAAAAACTTCAACGATGTTCAATCCTCTCCATTCTTTACCATCAAATCAAGGCTACGGTTCTTAGTTTTCGAAGATCCTTACATCGTTGCGATCACCGGTAATTGGGTAGATTTCTATGTTGTCCTTTTATTGGTTTACTAAGttttgtcaaaccctaatttgggtgaTTTGGCGGTTTTGAGTATAAATCGGTTTATGATGTGTAATTGTTGATTAttattgtaggtgacgatgtggtactcTTGTACATTATATGATTGGCTGCAGTTATGgcagattgcgaaaaggtaggattttccctactcggttattgtataattgatttaagtgCTATGGTGGTTGAATCATATGATTATTTCTATGCTTAATTTTATTTCTTGGTATTGGCATGATTATCAGTATTGTGATTTTTGGTTGTAATtgtatgtggttcgcgaggtgcgccctcggctgagtggagtcatttttgggaatggcttcacacccttgattcgctcCTTGTGGTTCCCGCTacaagggagatgtgcacattaatagtcattaggttattcgctctatggttttgagcggggcttaggtggtaaggttgcggtccccactggtggtgtggattatctgttgcgacgggtaatctggcaggactacacatttagtgtgtagtcaggtgagtGGTGATTAAATGGAGATTTGGGAATGTGTTTGTGTATTTGGATGCTTATTgtttcttattttaattattcagtaactggccctggttaaatattttgaaaactgtggtgatccattcggggatgatgagcagttGTTTAGTAGGTAACCAAATGGATAGCTCGCGAGATctggctgggatggagtcatcactagTCTTAGTCTTCCACTGTAATCTTATGACAATTTCTTTTCTAGTTTGTTTGGTTTAAGACAGTTTGTATAGtatgtttggttttggtttttagGTTGTAGGCACTTTAAACAGTTGAactttaaagtatgtttctttatggtcacttttgatatactgtacctcgggcaaccgagatgatagTATCTCCATATGCTAAGGTGGTCTTGATAAGACACTTTggtgtatggaggtgttacaacgCTACTATTAATCTATTTTCACTTCTAttaatctcttaatctcttttcACTACTATTAATCTCTTTTCACTGCTAATTACTTAAACTATTTTGCACGGGAGTTGAAACTTCTTTGGACTCAATATGGCATGAATCATATAGAAGATTTTGTGCAAGACACTTATGTAAGAACTTCAAAACAGAGTATCCTGGACTTCTTATGCATCAACTATTTTGGAGGGTTGTTAATGCAACATCTGAATTCACCTTTAAGAAAGCTTTGGAGTTGGTGGTGCAACATACAGGCTCGAGAGCTACAAGGTGGTTTCTGGATTTAGGGGACAAAGAAATGTTGGCTAAACACAAATTTGACCTAAGTTTATCTTTTGATAATAATACATCAAACTTTGTTTAGAGTTTCAATGCAACACTAGGTGTACACAGATGTAACCCTACGTTAAGTATGCTTGAAGGTAATACATGACTACATTTTAATACTTGTTTCAATTTATATATGTTGAAATGCACTTGGCTACGCTGTTTAGTGTTTAACAAATACTTCTACATGTATTAGAAAGATAACAATGGTAAGACATGCAACTAGGCAATATGTTGCGGAATCTTGGCCTGATGATGGGATCTGCCCTAACATAGTGGAGAGATTGAAGGTACTCACTAAGGATTCCAGGCCATGCTATGCTTACCGTTCTGGTCCAGGTAGGTATGAAGTAAGTGAGTGTCGTACTTACTATCCAGTAAATTTGATAGAGAGAACTTGGTAATGTGGTGGGTGGCAAATCAGTGGCATTCCTTGTAGGCATGTCATTAGGGCTATCATAACTGCTGATAAGGAGCCATGTGATTTTGTGAATGAATGGTATTGTGTAAGAATGTATAAGGAGGCTTATGGGCTGTCCATAAACCCTGTGCCTGATAAGGAGCAATGGGAGACATATGATGTTCCAACTTTCGAACCTCCAACTTTGAGAAGAGCAATTGGTAGGCCTTCAAGAAATAGAAGAAGAGAACCATGGGAGGTGATGAAAGGGAAGAGGTCAGTTTAAATCAAATGCAAGAAGTGTGTGTGTTTTGGACACAACTCGAATACTTGCAAATGTGGTTATACTGTCAAACAAAGACAAGAACTGCAAGGGAAAGTCACAAAAAAACGTGCAAAGCAAGGATTAAGTTGCAATTCAGCTAAACAGTTTCACTCTCTCCATGACTTGGAAACTACTGTTATGAGGAGTAGTCAAGCTTCCATTGCAACAAGTAGAGAATGAACAAGCAAGGGAAAGAAGAAGAAGGCAGCTTGGGGCTGTTTTTAATGTCACCAATATTCTGTTGTTATCACTCCCTTTTGATGTATTTTGCAAACAGTGAATATGACCATGTAGGGAATCAATGCCATTTGGAATGTAAACCTTATTGGGAATGCTTTAAAGTAGGTGAATTGTCATTAGAAAATATTTTGCAAACACTGATCAGTGGCTTGATGTATTAAACCGTTCATAACTGTTAATCTTTTGGGCATCAATTATATGACAATGATGTTAAGGTTATATGTTCACAATCTTCTTATGTTATAAGGTTATTTTGAGTAATCGTGTTAAAGGTTATTGTGAGCAATTGTTGAAGAGAAACAATTATATTTCAATAAGAAAACCAAGCCAATCCTGCCATTAGACATGAAAGTGATACATTCATAGAGGAAACTACTTTCAATTATTTCAAACCTTAATCAGAAAAattacaacaaccacaacaaacatataTCAAACTAATACATTTCATGAAGAAAGCTAATTTCTTAAACTCCTTCTTCAACCCAATAATTTCTTCTTTGCAGATATGACCACTTAAAAAATCCTCATCTTCATTTGCTCTATTGTTTTTTATTGTTCGATTCATAAAAACATGCTCTGATGTTAACCACATTACAAATTATTACATTCCAAACATTTGAAATAAGCTTTCTTGAATTGCTAGTTGACCCGAAAAATTTAATAACCGCATTCTTACCGCAACGATTGTAAGCTTGGGTATTTGGATGGAATTTGTGACTAAGGTCACGCCTAATGATAATTAACTCAAGATAGAGGTACCATGGAGGTTCTTAAAAgtataggggtaccatgtagcGAAAGCAGCCTACTCAACATCAATTAGAGGTATTTGGATAGAATTTGTGACTAAGGTCACGCCTAATGATAATTAACTAAAGATAGGGGTACCATGGAGATTCTTAAAAGTATAGGGGTACCGTGTAAAGAAACAAGAAACACATGAGTACTatataaaaaaaacccaaaaaaaggAATCTGCTTATTGATTTGATGCATGCGTATTTTGCGGAAACAAACAAGGCATACAGTTTGTAgacttagggggcgtttggttcgggaaagagaaagagaatgaaatcaagaaagggaAATAAGGGGTATGGAAAGGGATCACCTCTAATCTACCTTATTGTTTGGTTTGTTATCAAAGGAATAGAATTAATTGCTTTGATAACACCATCAAAAGCCTCCGCACAACCATCCCCTTATAAACTCAACTaccaaccaccatcaccaccacggcaccaccaaTGACCAGGACCACCTCCGCCTATCACCTTTAACAACCGCTGAGCGCCAGCGCACAGCTACCATTGACGGATATTTCCTCTGCCCCACCACCGTACTCAAC contains:
- the LOC141587525 gene encoding uncharacterized protein LOC141587525, which codes for MIKDITANQAISAQLIKDMLMERYGIEIATSSVYKIKDITLREINGGHDESYSELPTYCEVIKATNRGSVAICAWVHKDSHERPLQFKSIFISFQAQSEGLLRGCRSWIGVDGTHMKGNYDGVLLSAVALDANGELFPVAVAVVESENKDSWSNFFWHLKQIVKDSGKSNWTIISDMQKVTMWYSCTLYDWLQLWQIAKRKITMVRHATRQYVAESWPDDGICPNIVERLKVLTKDSRPCYAYRSGPGSGIPCRHVIRAIITADKEPCDFVNEWYCVRMYKEAYGLSINPVPDKEQWETYDVPTFEPPTLRRAIGRPSRNRRREPWEVMKGKRSV